CGCTCCGTATCCGATGCATGATCAAACAGTTGCACGCACAACCATAAGCGAAGAAGGAGATACCAATGAGAACCAAGTTGCTCGCAAGCGCTGTTCGCACTCTCGCAGTAACCGGCACCGCGCTCGCGGCCGCATTCGCGGCGCAGCACGCGGTGGCGGCGGAAACGCAAGTCACGATCGGCTTCATCACCGACTTGTCGGGCCTGTATGCCGACATCGACGGCCAGGGCGGCGTGACGGCCATCCAAATGGCCATCGCCGATTTCGGCGGTAAGGTCAATGGGCTGCCGATCAAGCTGCTCACTCAGGATCACCAGAACAAGGCCGACATCGCCGCATCGACCGCGCGCAAGTGGATCGATACGGAAGGCCTCGACCTGCTGATCGGCGGGACGAACTCGGCGACGGGACTCGCGATGAACGACGTGATCAAGGAGAAGAAGCGTCCGTACATCTCGATCGGCGCGGGTACCGACGCGCTGACGAACAAGCAATGCACGCCGTACACGATCCACTACGCCTATGACACGACGGCGCTGGCGAAAGGCACCGGTTCCGCGATCGTGAAGCAGGGCTTGAAGACGTGGTACTTCCTGACGGCCGACTATGCGTTCGGCAAGTCGCTCGACGCGAATACGACGAAGGTCGTCGAAGAGAACGGCGGCAAGGTGCTGGGCCGCTCGCTGCATCCGCTGTCGGCGTCGGATTTCTCATCGTTCTTGCTGCAGGCTCAAGCGTCGAAGGCCCAGGTGCTCGGTCTTGCGAACGCAGGCGGCGATACCGTGAATTCGCTGAAGGCGGCCAAGGAGTTCGGCATCGGCAAGACGATGAAGATCGCCGCGCTGCTGATGTTCATCGACGACGTGCATAGCGTGGGCTTGCCGACGGCGCAGGGTCTGCTGCTCACGGATAGCTGGTACTGGGATCAGAACGACAAGGCGCGCGCCTGGGCGCAGAAGTATTTCAAGAAGACGGGCAAGATGCCGTCGAGCCTGCAAGCGGCGGACTACTCGGCCACGATGGATTACTTGAACGCCGTGAAGGCCGTCGGTTCGACCGATGCCGACAAGGTGATGGCCCAGCTTCACAAGCAGAAGATCGACGACTTCTACGCGAAGGGCTACGTGCGTGAAGACGGCAGCATGATTCACGACATGTATCTGTACCAAGTGAAGACGCCGGCCGAATCGAAGAAGCCGTGGGATTACTACACGCTGAAGGCGACGATTCCGGGCGAGCAAGCGTTCACGACGAAGAAGGATACGCAGTGCGATCTTTGGAAGTGAAGTAGCGCTTAAACGGTATGCGGCAATGACGCGCGCGGCGAGATCGCGCGCGTATCTCTCTCTCTGACGGCAGGTTCGATGAATATCTTCGGCATTCCGTTGCAGGCCATGGCGGGCCAGCTTTTGCTCGGGCTCGTCAACGGATCGTTCTATGCGATCCTGAGTCTCGGGCTAGCCGTGATCTTCGGCATGCTCAACGTCATCAACTTCGCGCATGGCGCATTGTTCATGCTCGGCGCGATGCTCGCCTGGATGGGCCTTGCCTATTTCGGCGTGCCGTACTGGGCGATGCTCGTGCTTGCGCCGCTCATCGTCGGGCTGTTCGGCGTCGTCATCGAGCGCTCGATGCTGCGCTGGCTCTATCGGCTCGATCACCTCTACGGCTTGCTGCTGACGTTCGGGCTCACGCTCGTCATCGAAGGCGTGTTCCGCTCGATCTACGGCTCGTCGGGACAGCCGTACGACGTGCCCGATTCGCTCGCGGGCGCGACGAACGTCGGGTTCATGTATCTGCCGAACTATCGGGCGTGGGTCGTCGTCGCCTCGCTGACCGTGTGCTTCGCCACCTGGTTCGTCATCGAAAAGACGCGGCTCGGCGCGTATCTGCGCGCGGGCACCGAGAACCCGAAAATCGTCGAAGCGTTCGGCGTGAACGTCCCGCTGATGATCACGCTGACGTATGGTTTCGGCGTCGCGCTGGCCGCGTTCGCCGGGGTGCTTGCCGCCCCCGTCATTCAAGTCTCGCCGCTGATGGGGCAGCCGATGATCATCACGGTGTTCGCGGTGGTCGTGATCGGCGGCATGGGCTCGATCATGGGCTCGATCCTGACCGGTTTGATGCTCGGCGTGGTGGAGGGTTTCACGCGCGTGTTCTATCCGCAGGCTTCGGCCACGGTCGTCTTCGTCATCATGGCGCTCGTTTTGCTCGTGCGCCCCGCGGGTCTCTTCGGCAAGGAACGGTGATGCAAAGAAAAGCGCTATACGCCCTCTTGCTCGTCGGGCTGCTCGTTGCGCCGTGGTTCGGCGCCTATCCCGTGTTCGTGATGAAGGTGCTCTGCTTCGCGCTGTTCGCGGCCGCGTTCAATTTGTTGATCGGCTATACGGGGCTGCTCTCGTTCGGCCATGCGATGTTTCTCGCCACGGCCGGCTACACCACGGGCTATACGATCGCAACGCTTGGCCTCACGCCCGAATTGGGCGTCATCGCCGGCACGGCGGCCGCGACGCTGCTCGGGCTCGTCGCCGGCTTCTTCGCGATCCGTCGCCAAGGCATCTACTTCGCGATGGTCACGCTCGCGCTTGCGCAACTCGTCTACTTCGTCTATCTGCAAGCGCCGTTCACGGGCGGCGAAGACGGCTTGCAAGGCGTGGCTCGCGGTAAATTGTTCGGACTCCTCAGCTTATCGTCGGACTTGACGCTCTACTACGTTCTGCTCGTCGCTGTCGTGTTGGCGTTCGCGTTGATCGTGCGCGTCGTTCACTCGCCGTTCGGGCAAGTGTTGACGGCGATTCGCGAGAACGAGCCGCGTGCCATCTCGCTCGGCTACGACACCGATCGCTTCAAGCTACTCGCGTTCGTGCTCTCGGCCGGCATCGCCGGTCTCGCCGGCTCGCTGAAGGTGCTCGTGCTCGGCTTCGAGACGCTCGGCGATGCCTACTGGACGATGTCGGGCCTCGTCATCCTGATGACGCTCGTGGGCGGCATGGGCACGCTGTTCGGGCCGCTCCTCGGTGCCGCGCTCGTCGTGACGCTCGAAGATCGGCTCGGCGACATCGGCGCTGGCCTCGCTTCGGTGACGCACGTCGATTGGTTCAATTCGCTCGGCGATTCGACGACGATCGTGATCGGCATCGTCTTCATCGCATGCGTGCTGGCGTTCAGGCGCGGCATCGTCGGCGAGATCGTCGCGCGCGTCAGGCCGCTGCGCGGGTGAGTCGAACAGGCACG
The sequence above is a segment of the Trinickia acidisoli genome. Coding sequences within it:
- a CDS encoding branched-chain amino acid ABC transporter permease, with protein sequence MNIFGIPLQAMAGQLLLGLVNGSFYAILSLGLAVIFGMLNVINFAHGALFMLGAMLAWMGLAYFGVPYWAMLVLAPLIVGLFGVVIERSMLRWLYRLDHLYGLLLTFGLTLVIEGVFRSIYGSSGQPYDVPDSLAGATNVGFMYLPNYRAWVVVASLTVCFATWFVIEKTRLGAYLRAGTENPKIVEAFGVNVPLMITLTYGFGVALAAFAGVLAAPVIQVSPLMGQPMIITVFAVVVIGGMGSIMGSILTGLMLGVVEGFTRVFYPQASATVVFVIMALVLLVRPAGLFGKER
- a CDS encoding ABC transporter substrate-binding protein, whose protein sequence is MRTKLLASAVRTLAVTGTALAAAFAAQHAVAAETQVTIGFITDLSGLYADIDGQGGVTAIQMAIADFGGKVNGLPIKLLTQDHQNKADIAASTARKWIDTEGLDLLIGGTNSATGLAMNDVIKEKKRPYISIGAGTDALTNKQCTPYTIHYAYDTTALAKGTGSAIVKQGLKTWYFLTADYAFGKSLDANTTKVVEENGGKVLGRSLHPLSASDFSSFLLQAQASKAQVLGLANAGGDTVNSLKAAKEFGIGKTMKIAALLMFIDDVHSVGLPTAQGLLLTDSWYWDQNDKARAWAQKYFKKTGKMPSSLQAADYSATMDYLNAVKAVGSTDADKVMAQLHKQKIDDFYAKGYVREDGSMIHDMYLYQVKTPAESKKPWDYYTLKATIPGEQAFTTKKDTQCDLWK
- a CDS encoding branched-chain amino acid ABC transporter permease encodes the protein MQRKALYALLLVGLLVAPWFGAYPVFVMKVLCFALFAAAFNLLIGYTGLLSFGHAMFLATAGYTTGYTIATLGLTPELGVIAGTAAATLLGLVAGFFAIRRQGIYFAMVTLALAQLVYFVYLQAPFTGGEDGLQGVARGKLFGLLSLSSDLTLYYVLLVAVVLAFALIVRVVHSPFGQVLTAIRENEPRAISLGYDTDRFKLLAFVLSAGIAGLAGSLKVLVLGFETLGDAYWTMSGLVILMTLVGGMGTLFGPLLGAALVVTLEDRLGDIGAGLASVTHVDWFNSLGDSTTIVIGIVFIACVLAFRRGIVGEIVARVRPLRG